The sequence AAAAAGTAAGCGACGGACCTTAATAGTGCCTCATATCAAATCTAAATTATTTGCCACTTCCATGAGAGGAGTGGTAAAAAACGCTTTTCACAGTTTTTTGTATGCTTATTCTATCCACTCCAATTATAATAAAGATTTAGAGCGGGACCATCAATATAGGGGTTCAGAACCTATGTTTGATGGTGTTAGGGATTTTATTTTAAGGGGAGTTGGTAACATCAGTGAATTTATCCAGAGAGTGGATCCAATTGAAAATATAAGATTTTTGTCAAATAATTCAAAATTTTACCATCATCAATGTCACATAATAAATTTCCACATTACGGAAAATAACATCGGTTGTAGGATCTCTTATTTTACAGGACTAAAAGGAGTGAATGAGTGTTATCAAGTTCTTCTCGCCAGAAATCCTGATTTTCAGGGTTCAGAAATATTGCCTGTAAATAATCAAATTTTTCTTCCATTTCGTGTTCATTCTCGCAGCTCTTTTTATGAGACTCTTGAAGCTCAGCAACCCTTATTACATTATCCAACAAAAACCATTCAAATGTATGCTACTAACCTTATCTATAATCACAAAAGAGATTATAATGTTATTGTGCAACAAACTCCTCAACAACGATTTTGGTAAAGTGATAAAACTGAAATTTAAGGTAATTAAAATTCGAGCACCGCATCAATCTCCGCCATAACCGCCAGCGTCTCCGCAATAGCCACCAAAATCGCACGATACTGCCGCACGTCTTCATGACGCAACACCTCTCCGCGCCGATCCTTTAGCCACTTCTCACAGACTTGATACGCGCCGATCTCATATTTCCATACGTCCTCGGGGACATCTGTGAAATACTGGGTCGGATTGATCCAAACGCGTCCGTCCAGATAGCGCGCTTTTCCGACAACGCCATCACCTTCACCTTCAAACCGATGCACCGCTGGAATCTGCACGTCTTTCAGGAGATGCCAATCTATCAGACGCTGCCCTAACGCTGCGAGGGTGCGGAACTGGTCAATATCTTCTGGTAAGGGGATACGCGGGAAGTCGTATTTTAGGAAATCATAATAACGGTGGCGGTAGGTGGGACTATATAAGATTGCATAGATATAGGCGAGGATGTCCTCCGGTGAAATACCTTCGGGGAGGTTAAATGGGGCGGTCTGCGGGAGTTCCAACGTCTCTGAGAGTGCTGTGAGAAACGGAGATTTGAAGTTGAGCGACCGTTCTGTCGCGAGTCCCAATTCTTCTGGATTTGGATATAAATAGAGCGGGAAAACATGGGTGGGGCCATCTCTATTTGAGACACAATTGCCATCGGTAATTCTGTTGGTAATAAAAATGTGCTGCCATGTGGTAGCACTCCGAATGATGCGGTGTGTGCAGAGGGCAAGGTTTTCACCCATAAGGAGATGCTGCATAATCGCAGGTCGTGGCATACAGTGAAACCCACGCGATTGTCCTGTATAGTAGGTATACCGTATGTCAAACGGGCGATAATTAATTGGTACAATGTGTTGTTCTGCTTCAGGATGATTTTGAAGATCTTCTTGGGCGAGACGAATTTGCCAGTCACGTCTATCCCTCGGCAGCCTATATTGTTGCCGCGCCTCAGATTCAGAGAGTGACACAAAATCAGTAACAGTGGCGCGCACTGCTTCTGGGGTGCTATGAATAGTGAGTCTGTCTCGTGCTGTTATTATCCCAATTGAGCTGGCTTGAAAAATGTCGGTTAGTTCCCACCCAGTTTCATATTCTTCTATATGTTGATCGTGACGTGGCACAAAATGATAAAACGGTGAATCAGGGGTTAGTTCTATCCAGGTCGTAGTCTGAATATCAGTATGTGAGAGGGTCGCGTATTTTTCCTCTCGACTTCCCCATAGATCGGCATAGTAGATTTTAGCTGGCGCGACGTTATCACGTTCCTTAACACACAACAGAATTGCTGTGCCTTGCTGAATATCAAAGACATTTTCATCGGTTTCACCATCGGGTACAATTTCTCCTATTCTGCTGCTGCCGTGCAAATTGAAACAATAGATAGCGTTAAAACTATTCATCAAACTTTGCCGCATACCGCGAAAGATAATGCCGTACAAAAATCCGTTGTTTACAATATAACCAATGACACCCTCGCCGTTTCGATCAATTCGCCACTGTGCCCACCGGACAAACTTCACGTAGTCACCCTGCAGTGCTTGAAGGTTTTGCTCGGTCATTGGTGTTCCATCAACACTTCTGTAATTCTCCATAAGTCGTCCAATGAAATTTAAGTTTCTATCAGCGTCACGGCTTGGGTTGGCAGAACTCCGCTGATATGGCGGGTTGCCGAGGATGACGAGAATTGGTTCATCCCGTTTAACCGAAAGCGCGGCGTTCGCTTCATCGGAAATAAATCCCGCAAAGGGTATAGGAGGCTGCATTTCGTCTGGTTGTTCCAAAGTATTGGTGAGATAGATGCGGAGGCGTTCATCG comes from Candidatus Poribacteria bacterium and encodes:
- a CDS encoding N-6 DNA methylase; its protein translation is ETFLAEYDPQRRVDRGVYYTPPQVISYIVRSVDNLLKTELNRPAGLADDNTLILDPATGTGGFLLTVLDHIKEYVTESYGTGEWTQYINAQLVKRIFGFELLVAPYTIAHLKLSLFLQTQGWHADERLRIYLTNTLEQPDEMQPPIPFAGFISDEANAALSVKRDEPILVILGNPPYQRSSANPSRDADRNLNFIGRLMENYRSVDGTPMTEQNLQALQGDYVKFVRWAQWRIDRNGEGVIGYIVNNGFLYGIIFRGMRQSLMNSFNAIYCFNLHGSSRIGEIVPDGETDENVFDIQQGTAILLCVKERDNVAPAKIYYADLWGSREEKYATLSHTDIQTTTWIELTPDSPFYHFVPRHDQHIEEYETGWELTDIFQASSIGIITARDRLTIHSTPEAVRATVTDFVSLSESEARQQYRLPRDRRDWQIRLAQEDLQNHPEAEQHIVPINYRPFDIRYTYYTGQSRGFHCMPRPAIMQHLLMGENLALCTHRIIRSATTWQHIFITNRITDGNCVSNRDGPTHVFPLYLYPNPEELGLATERSLNFKSPFLTALSETLELPQTAPFNLPEGISPEDILAYIYAILYSPTYRHRYYDFLKYDFPRIPLPEDIDQFRTLAALGQRLIDWHLLKDVQIPAVHRFEGEGDGVVGKARYLDGRVWINPTQYFTDVPEDVWKYEIGAYQVCEKWLKDRRGEVLRHEDVRQYRAILVAIAETLAVMAEIDAVLEF